One genomic segment of Acinetobacter oleivorans DR1 includes these proteins:
- a CDS encoding winged helix-turn-helix domain-containing protein, translated as MKEQNLKLQIRILLEQNIAFGPGKADLLEAIEKTGSISQAAKSMNMSYRRAWQLVDTMNQCFETALVETQTGGTHGGGAAITALGQKVLHHYRQMEVNARQALEHDYQIMSNYLKK; from the coding sequence ATGAAAGAACAAAATTTAAAATTACAGATTAGAATTCTTTTAGAGCAGAACATTGCGTTTGGTCCGGGTAAGGCAGACTTACTTGAAGCAATTGAGAAAACGGGTTCGATCTCACAAGCCGCAAAATCTATGAATATGAGCTACCGCCGTGCATGGCAATTGGTAGACACCATGAATCAATGCTTCGAAACAGCTCTAGTCGAAACCCAAACGGGTGGAACACATGGTGGTGGGGCAGCCATTACAGCTTTGGGCCAGAAAGTCTTGCATCACTATCGCCAAATGGAAGTTAATGCTAGACAAGCTTTAGAACATGATTATCAAATTATGAGTAACTATTTAAAGAAATAA
- the antA gene encoding anthranilate 1,2-dioxygenase large subunit, with product MTSSNLKQWNDFVDGCIDFRPNDGVFRIARNMFTEPELFDLEMELIFEKVWIYACHESEIPNNHDFLTVQIGRQPIIVSRDGKGELHAMVNACEHRGATLTRVAKGNQSTFTCPFHAWCYKSDGRLVKVKAPGEYCEDFDKSSRGLKQGRIASYRGFVFVSLDTQATDSLEDFLGDAKLFLDLMVNQSPTGELEVLQGKSSYTFAGNWKLQNENGLDGYHVSTVHYNYVSTVQHRQQVNASKGEELDTLDYSKLGAGDSETDDGWFSFKNGHSVLFSDMPNPTVRPGYSTVMPYMVEKYGDKYAEWAMHRLRNLNLYPSLFFMDQISSQLRIVRPVAWNKTEVISQCIGVKGESAEARRNRIRQFEDFFNVSGLGTPDDLVEFREQQKGFQARLERWSDISRGCQSWEYGATKNSQDLGIQPVITGREFTHEGLYVNQHGHWQRLMLDGLNKKALKMQDITFENNALMDEV from the coding sequence ATGACCTCATCTAATTTAAAACAATGGAATGATTTTGTAGATGGATGTATCGACTTCCGTCCTAACGATGGCGTGTTTCGTATTGCACGTAATATGTTTACTGAGCCTGAACTATTTGACTTGGAAATGGAACTTATTTTTGAAAAGGTTTGGATTTATGCATGTCACGAAAGTGAGATTCCAAACAATCATGATTTCCTAACAGTTCAAATTGGTCGTCAACCGATTATTGTGAGCCGTGATGGTAAAGGCGAACTACATGCCATGGTCAATGCTTGTGAGCATCGCGGCGCAACCTTAACACGCGTTGCTAAAGGCAACCAGTCAACCTTTACATGTCCGTTCCATGCTTGGTGTTATAAGTCAGATGGCCGCTTGGTGAAAGTCAAAGCACCTGGTGAATATTGTGAAGATTTTGATAAATCAAGCCGTGGCTTAAAACAAGGCCGTATTGCCAGCTACCGTGGATTTGTATTTGTAAGCCTTGATACTCAAGCAACAGATTCTCTTGAAGACTTTTTAGGTGATGCAAAACTGTTCCTTGATTTAATGGTTAATCAGTCGCCAACAGGTGAACTCGAAGTACTTCAAGGCAAGTCATCTTATACATTTGCAGGTAACTGGAAGCTACAAAATGAAAATGGCTTGGATGGTTACCATGTCAGTACCGTTCACTATAACTATGTCTCTACAGTCCAACACCGTCAGCAAGTCAATGCATCAAAAGGTGAAGAACTCGATACGCTTGACTATAGCAAGTTAGGTGCCGGTGACTCAGAAACTGACGATGGCTGGTTTAGTTTCAAAAATGGCCATAGTGTTTTATTCAGTGATATGCCGAACCCAACTGTTCGACCGGGCTACAGCACAGTTATGCCTTATATGGTCGAAAAATATGGCGACAAATATGCTGAGTGGGCAATGCACCGTTTAAGAAACTTGAATTTGTACCCTAGCCTATTTTTTATGGACCAGATTAGTTCACAGCTTCGTATTGTTCGTCCTGTGGCATGGAATAAAACCGAAGTCATTAGTCAATGTATTGGCGTTAAAGGTGAATCTGCTGAAGCACGCCGTAACCGTATTCGCCAGTTTGAAGATTTCTTTAATGTGTCGGGCCTTGGTACACCAGACGATTTAGTTGAATTCCGTGAACAGCAAAAAGGTTTTCAGGCACGTCTTGAACGTTGGAGCGATATTTCGCGTGGCTGTCAGTCTTGGGAATATGGCGCGACCAAAAACTCACAAGATTTAGGCATTCAACCCGTCATTACTGGCCGTGAGTTTACCCACGAAGGACTCTATGTAAACCAGCATGGACACTGGCAACGTCTAATGCTTGATGGCTTAAATAAGAAAGCATTGAAAATGCAAGATATTACTTTTGAAAACAATGCCCTAATGGATGAGGTGTAA
- the antB gene encoding anthranilate 1,2-dioxygenase small subunit yields MSQELHFAVSQFLYKKAELCDAYDWDSYLELYDEDSEYHIPQWIDDHNYVQDPNHGLSYIYYADRTGLEDRVFRIRTGKAASATPLPRTLHSINNIRVKTLEDGLIEAKVVWQTLYNRQGLEGSFYGHATYLLRQTADGFRIRRQHSILLNDKIDSVLDFYHV; encoded by the coding sequence ATGTCACAAGAACTACATTTTGCTGTATCTCAGTTTTTGTACAAAAAAGCAGAACTTTGTGATGCTTATGACTGGGATTCCTACCTAGAGCTTTACGATGAAGATAGTGAATATCATATTCCACAGTGGATTGATGACCATAACTATGTTCAAGATCCAAATCATGGCTTGTCTTATATTTATTATGCGGACCGTACAGGACTTGAAGACCGTGTATTCCGTATTCGTACCGGAAAAGCTGCGTCTGCAACACCGTTACCACGTACTTTGCATAGCATAAACAATATCCGAGTTAAAACATTGGAAGATGGTCTTATCGAAGCAAAAGTTGTATGGCAAACGCTTTATAACCGTCAAGGTTTAGAAGGCTCTTTTTACGGACATGCGACTTATCTTTTACGCCAAACCGCAGATGGTTTCCGTATTCGTCGTCAGCACAGCATTTTGCTTAATGACAAAATTGATTCCGTTTTAGACTTCTATCACGTTTAA
- the antC gene encoding anthranilate 1,2-dioxygenase electron transfer component AntC: MKMGHSVALNFADGKTFFISVNNDELLLDAAVRQGINLPLDCREGVCGTCQGQCETGIYEQEYVDEDALSERDLAERKMLACQTRVKSDAAFYFDHDSAICNAGDTLKIETKVTAVELVSETTAILHLDASGHAAQLQFLPGQYARLQIPDTEDWRSYSFANRPNATNQLQFLIRLLPDGVMSNYLRDRCQVGQTLLIEAPLGSFYLREVQRPLVFVAGGTGLSAFLGMLDNLVEQPNSPAVQLYYGVNNETDLCEQQRLHAYAEQLPNFSYHPIVTKATEAWQGKAGYIHEHLNKDQLAEQAFDMYLCGPPPMIEAVKNWLDEQSLQNYRIYSEKFLQSNTSR, from the coding sequence ATGAAAATGGGACATTCAGTTGCACTTAACTTTGCCGATGGCAAAACCTTTTTCATTTCGGTAAATAACGACGAATTGTTGCTTGATGCAGCAGTTCGCCAAGGAATTAACCTACCGCTAGACTGCCGTGAAGGTGTTTGTGGTACCTGTCAGGGTCAATGTGAAACTGGTATTTATGAACAAGAATATGTTGATGAAGATGCATTAAGTGAGCGTGATTTGGCTGAGCGTAAAATGTTAGCTTGCCAGACGCGTGTGAAATCCGATGCAGCTTTTTATTTCGATCATGATTCTGCGATCTGTAACGCTGGTGATACCTTAAAAATTGAAACCAAAGTGACTGCGGTTGAGCTGGTTTCTGAAACGACAGCAATTTTGCATCTTGATGCAAGCGGTCATGCTGCACAACTTCAGTTTTTACCGGGTCAATATGCTCGTTTGCAAATTCCAGATACTGAAGATTGGCGTTCTTATTCTTTTGCCAATAGACCGAACGCAACCAATCAATTACAGTTTTTAATTCGTCTCTTGCCAGACGGTGTTATGAGTAATTATTTGCGTGATCGTTGTCAGGTTGGACAAACCCTACTCATTGAAGCGCCGCTTGGTAGTTTCTATTTACGTGAAGTACAGCGACCACTGGTTTTTGTAGCTGGTGGAACAGGATTATCAGCTTTCTTGGGAATGCTTGATAACTTGGTTGAGCAGCCTAACTCACCTGCTGTTCAATTGTACTATGGCGTAAATAATGAAACCGATCTATGCGAACAACAGCGTTTACATGCCTACGCGGAGCAGCTACCAAACTTTAGTTATCACCCGATTGTGACTAAAGCAACCGAAGCTTGGCAAGGTAAAGCTGGCTATATTCATGAGCACTTAAATAAAGATCAATTGGCCGAGCAGGCTTTTGATATGTATTTATGTGGTCCACCGCCAATGATTGAAGCTGTTAAAAATTGGTTAGATGAACAATCTTTGCAAAACTACCGTATTTACAGCGAGAAGTTTTTACAGAGTAATACATCACGTTGA
- a CDS encoding AraC family transcriptional regulator, with protein sequence MNQANSPELSGRHFQNESIFTHHNLVFDHHDLSETCRNVGQIFKPHDLKISQQKRDFSATMHHVKTGALSISRLEYGADVIIEPDHLDNFYLIQIPTQGYAEIEFGSQKFISYSQVASLISPQQSLRMRWHANSPQLILKVSKDDFTYHCRQHIADSENNLLVFDPKLDFATQSGAYFLQLVRTLMDALGCEQHPLHHPLAFKQFESNLFNALIYGQPNNGLHKIDQYKEKTVSPYFVKRTEAYIKEHLHEPLNVEILAEHAGVSVRTLFTGFKNYLGTTPMSYLKELRFEQAHLELMHNENLSVTDVAFKWGFTHLGRFSQEYKRRYGELPSSTRRSGHIEGSGLITSTFS encoded by the coding sequence ATGAACCAAGCCAACTCCCCAGAACTCAGTGGGCGTCATTTTCAAAATGAGTCTATCTTTACCCATCATAATCTGGTGTTTGATCACCACGATTTAAGCGAAACTTGCCGAAATGTAGGCCAAATTTTTAAACCGCATGATCTTAAAATCTCTCAGCAGAAGCGAGATTTCAGTGCAACCATGCACCATGTTAAAACAGGCGCACTGTCTATTAGTCGCTTGGAATATGGTGCGGATGTCATTATTGAACCAGATCACCTTGATAACTTTTACTTAATTCAAATTCCAACTCAAGGCTACGCAGAAATTGAGTTTGGTTCGCAAAAGTTTATTTCTTATTCTCAAGTTGCTTCTCTTATTTCACCTCAGCAATCTTTACGTATGCGCTGGCACGCGAACTCACCACAGCTCATTTTAAAAGTTTCAAAGGATGATTTTACTTACCATTGCCGTCAACATATTGCTGATTCAGAAAATAACTTACTTGTTTTTGACCCAAAATTAGACTTTGCTACACAAAGTGGAGCCTACTTTTTACAGCTCGTTAGAACATTGATGGATGCTTTGGGCTGTGAACAACATCCACTCCATCATCCTTTAGCCTTTAAACAGTTTGAGTCAAATCTATTTAATGCGCTCATTTATGGCCAACCCAATAATGGATTACATAAAATAGATCAGTATAAAGAAAAAACAGTCTCTCCTTATTTTGTGAAGCGTACAGAAGCCTACATAAAAGAACATTTACACGAGCCGCTTAACGTCGAAATTCTGGCCGAGCATGCAGGCGTGAGCGTAAGAACCCTATTTACTGGTTTTAAAAACTATTTGGGGACAACCCCAATGTCTTATTTAAAAGAATTACGCTTTGAACAAGCTCATTTAGAGCTGATGCATAATGAAAATCTATCTGTCACTGACGTTGCATTTAAATGGGGATTTACTCATTTAGGTCGTTTTTCTCAAGAATATAAACGCCGTTATGGTGAGTTACCTTCGTCTACTCGCCGTTCTGGTCACATTGAAGGTTCAGGCTTAATTACTTCAACTTTTTCTTAA
- a CDS encoding SphA family protein — MKSTLIKHGFLAGTLLGLPLVSHAYDLPTVNLGMTSFLDGGLPAGTGWYAQTYFQNYDSNKLADANGQKLGLPKTDLNYQVLVEQISYLSNVRVKDKASLGMNFLIPFVSKMDMDDGLNNAAIKAQSGFGDIMIGPFIQFDPVMGAQGPKFVHRFEFQVNLPTGEYDRQKDINPSNNAVSFDPYWAATYWFNPKWTASTRIHYLYNFKNDDPSYAFAGANDMQAGQAIHANFATDYAITEQFRLGLNGYWLKQVTDTEVDGEKVKGRREQVWAIGPGAMYSFSKNDHLVANAYFEQDAENRPEGTRLQVRYVHHF; from the coding sequence ATGAAAAGCACTTTAATTAAGCATGGCTTTTTAGCAGGGACATTGTTGGGTTTGCCATTAGTTTCTCATGCCTATGATTTACCGACCGTAAACTTAGGTATGACCAGCTTTCTCGATGGCGGTTTACCCGCAGGGACTGGCTGGTATGCTCAAACTTACTTTCAAAATTACGATAGTAATAAACTGGCCGATGCCAATGGACAAAAATTAGGTTTACCTAAAACAGATTTAAATTATCAAGTATTGGTTGAGCAGATTAGTTATTTATCGAATGTCCGAGTAAAGGATAAAGCCAGCCTAGGTATGAATTTTTTAATTCCTTTTGTCAGCAAAATGGACATGGATGATGGATTGAATAATGCTGCTATTAAAGCCCAAAGTGGCTTTGGGGACATTATGATTGGACCTTTTATTCAGTTCGATCCAGTCATGGGTGCACAAGGGCCGAAGTTTGTACATCGTTTTGAGTTTCAGGTGAATTTACCTACGGGCGAATATGATCGGCAAAAAGATATTAACCCAAGTAATAACGCTGTTTCATTTGATCCTTATTGGGCTGCCACATATTGGTTTAATCCCAAATGGACCGCTTCAACACGCATCCATTATCTCTATAACTTTAAAAATGATGACCCAAGCTATGCTTTTGCTGGAGCAAATGATATGCAAGCTGGGCAAGCAATTCATGCAAACTTTGCAACAGATTATGCCATTACCGAACAATTCCGCTTAGGACTAAATGGCTATTGGCTAAAACAAGTCACTGATACCGAAGTCGATGGTGAAAAAGTCAAAGGTCGACGTGAGCAAGTCTGGGCGATTGGTCCGGGTGCGATGTATAGTTTTTCTAAAAATGATCACTTGGTTGCAAATGCTTATTTTGAGCAAGATGCTGAAAACCGTCCAGAGGGAACACGACTACAAGTTCGTTATGTCCATCATTTTTAA
- a CDS encoding flavin reductase family protein, which produces MDTIETLALQAINAENPREIRNLLGQFATGVTVITTRGKDGRKIGMTANSFSSLSLDPPLILWSLSKTAPSLTDFVEAEYFAIHMLAQEHHQLSGHFARGAEDKFAGIPHQQCNAGVPILSDALATLVCRNVNQYEGGDHLIFIGQIEQYQQRQGEPLVFHAGKYRIAAEHPELAH; this is translated from the coding sequence ATGGACACAATTGAAACTTTAGCTTTACAAGCAATTAATGCTGAAAACCCGAGAGAAATCCGTAATTTGCTTGGACAGTTTGCAACTGGCGTTACCGTGATTACAACTCGTGGTAAAGATGGTCGGAAAATAGGCATGACAGCCAATTCATTTTCATCGCTGTCTTTAGATCCGCCATTAATTTTGTGGAGTCTTTCAAAAACAGCTCCAAGTTTGACTGATTTTGTTGAAGCTGAATATTTTGCCATTCATATGTTGGCACAAGAGCATCATCAGCTTTCAGGACATTTTGCTCGGGGTGCTGAAGATAAATTTGCAGGTATTCCCCATCAGCAATGCAATGCAGGCGTTCCAATTTTGTCCGATGCACTCGCAACCTTGGTTTGCCGTAATGTAAATCAGTATGAGGGCGGAGATCACCTGATTTTTATTGGTCAAATTGAACAATACCAACAACGCCAAGGTGAACCATTGGTATTCCACGCAGGAAAGTATCGGATTGCCGCAGAACATCCAGAATTAGCACATTAA
- a CDS encoding styrene monooxygenase/indole monooxygenase family protein: protein MRRIAIVGAGQSGLQLGLGLLDTGYDVTMITNRTADEIRQGKVMSSQCMFHTALQTERDLGLNFWEEQCPAVEGIGLALVNPENGAKAFEWSARLERYAQSVDQRVKMPYWMEEFERRGGQLVIQDVGIEELEQLANDYELVLLAAGKGEVVKQFERDDARSIFDKPQRALALTYVKNMKPISPYSRVTFNIIPEVGEYFSFPALTVNGPCDIMVFEGIPNGPMDCWQNVKTPEQHLQCSLDLLKKFVPWEYERCANVELTDAGGYLAGRFPPTVRKPVLTLPSGKKIFGMADALVVNDPITGQGSNNAAKCSKIYFDAILANDNQNFSEQWMVQTFERYWAYAEKVVAWTNSLLVPPQPHVVELLAAASQNQSIASIMANNFDDPRAFAPWWFDANQAQAFLASKTAAKVA, encoded by the coding sequence ATGCGCCGTATTGCAATTGTTGGAGCAGGACAGTCTGGTTTACAGCTTGGTTTGGGCTTATTAGATACAGGCTATGACGTGACCATGATCACCAACCGAACTGCCGATGAAATTCGTCAGGGTAAAGTCATGTCAAGCCAATGTATGTTTCATACTGCTTTACAAACTGAACGTGACTTAGGTTTAAATTTTTGGGAAGAACAATGTCCAGCGGTAGAAGGCATTGGGCTAGCTTTAGTCAACCCTGAAAATGGAGCTAAAGCATTTGAATGGAGTGCTCGTCTTGAGCGCTACGCTCAATCGGTCGATCAACGCGTCAAAATGCCATATTGGATGGAAGAGTTCGAACGCCGTGGCGGTCAATTGGTGATTCAGGATGTTGGTATAGAAGAGTTAGAACAACTCGCAAACGACTACGAGCTTGTATTACTCGCGGCTGGTAAAGGTGAGGTTGTTAAGCAATTTGAGCGTGATGATGCACGTAGTATTTTCGATAAACCGCAGCGCGCTTTGGCATTGACCTATGTCAAAAACATGAAGCCAATTTCCCCATACTCTCGTGTGACTTTTAACATTATTCCTGAAGTCGGCGAATACTTTTCATTTCCAGCACTTACCGTGAATGGGCCTTGCGACATCATGGTGTTTGAAGGAATTCCAAATGGGCCAATGGACTGTTGGCAAAATGTCAAAACACCGGAACAACATTTGCAGTGCAGTTTGGACTTACTCAAGAAATTTGTGCCTTGGGAATATGAACGCTGCGCAAATGTTGAGCTGACCGATGCTGGTGGATATTTAGCAGGACGTTTTCCGCCGACAGTACGTAAACCCGTTTTAACCTTACCGTCTGGCAAGAAAATTTTTGGTATGGCAGATGCCTTGGTGGTGAATGACCCTATTACTGGTCAAGGCTCAAACAACGCTGCTAAGTGTAGCAAAATCTATTTCGATGCAATTTTAGCTAATGATAATCAAAACTTTAGCGAACAATGGATGGTTCAAACTTTTGAACGTTATTGGGCTTATGCAGAAAAAGTGGTGGCTTGGACCAATAGTCTGTTAGTACCACCGCAACCCCATGTTGTTGAGCTATTAGCAGCCGCAAGCCAAAACCAAAGCATTGCTTCCATTATGGCCAATAACTTTGATGACCCTCGTGCCTTTGCTCCTTGGTGGTTTGATGCAAATCAGGCTCAAGCATTCTTGGCCTCAAAAACCGCAGCAAAAGTGGCTTAA
- a CDS encoding SDR family oxidoreductase: MNIDLKGKVAVVSGGATLIGKAVVQALVSAGAHVAILDIDAKGKAIAESFNHDVMFIQTDLTSDAAIQQAVADIHQHLGEVSYLVNLACTYLDDGFKSSRQDWLQALDINLVSTVELSRAFYNDLKNQQGSIVNFTSISAKVAQTGRWLYPVSKAAIRQLTQSMAMDFAADGIRVNSVSPGWTWSRVIAEVSGNNREKADSVAADYHLLGRLGHPEEVANVVLFLLSPAASFVTGADYAVDGGYSVMGPEGSQPAIPRLAE, translated from the coding sequence ATGAATATAGATTTAAAAGGAAAAGTCGCTGTGGTGAGTGGCGGTGCAACACTGATTGGTAAAGCTGTTGTACAAGCTTTGGTAAGTGCAGGTGCTCATGTCGCTATTTTAGATATTGATGCCAAAGGCAAGGCAATTGCAGAAAGCTTTAACCATGATGTGATGTTTATTCAAACCGATTTAACCAGTGATGCAGCTATTCAACAAGCTGTAGCAGATATTCACCAACATTTAGGTGAAGTGAGTTACTTAGTCAATCTGGCATGTACATATTTAGATGACGGTTTTAAATCCTCACGTCAGGATTGGTTACAAGCACTCGATATTAATTTGGTCTCTACCGTTGAGCTGAGCCGTGCTTTTTACAATGACCTAAAAAATCAGCAAGGTTCAATCGTTAATTTTACTTCAATCTCGGCCAAAGTGGCACAAACAGGGCGCTGGTTATATCCGGTTTCTAAAGCCGCGATACGTCAACTCACACAAAGCATGGCAATGGATTTTGCTGCCGATGGTATTCGCGTCAACTCCGTTTCACCGGGTTGGACATGGTCTCGTGTTATTGCAGAAGTCAGTGGTAATAACCGTGAAAAGGCCGATAGCGTGGCAGCCGATTATCACTTGCTAGGTCGATTGGGTCATCCCGAAGAAGTTGCCAATGTTGTTTTGTTTTTATTGTCACCCGCTGCGAGTTTTGTCACCGGAGCAGATTATGCGGTCGATGGCGGATATTCAGTGATGGGCCCTGAAGGATCACAGCCCGCTATTCCACGCTTAGCCGAATAG
- a CDS encoding dienelactone hydrolase family protein, with product MAGQTIQIKTASGKQFSAYLATPETGKGPGVVLCQEIFGVNAAMREKAEFLAEEGYTVLVPDLFWRVAPNIELGYTPEDFQKAFELYQQYDENLGVEDIQDSLSFLKTRPECDTSTGLGVVGYCLGGKLAYLAGCRLSEVACAVGYYGVGIEKALDELANVKGRLVLHIAELDQFTPPDARQAIVNAANQYSNVQTYVYEGVDHAFARPKSNHYHKPSARFAHERTVTALHETIGPKYDLVALWEEHIRHEFDTRDVPATMATMVAEPYVNHIPTLTGGVGQSQLARFYQYHFVHQNPKDMKITSISRTVGSTQVVDEFIMSFTHDAEIDWLLPGVKPTGKYVEIPMLGVIQFRGSKLCHEHIYWDQASVLVQIGLLDPTGLPVAGVETARKLLDEDLPSNTLMPSWSSSEGKPVN from the coding sequence ATGGCTGGTCAAACCATTCAAATTAAAACAGCATCTGGAAAGCAGTTCAGTGCATATCTAGCGACGCCAGAAACAGGAAAAGGCCCTGGTGTGGTGCTTTGTCAGGAAATCTTTGGGGTGAATGCAGCCATGCGAGAAAAAGCAGAATTTCTTGCAGAAGAAGGCTATACCGTTTTAGTTCCTGATTTATTTTGGCGTGTAGCACCTAATATAGAACTGGGTTATACACCAGAAGATTTTCAAAAGGCTTTCGAGCTTTATCAGCAATATGATGAAAATCTTGGGGTTGAAGATATTCAGGACAGCTTATCTTTTTTAAAGACTCGACCAGAATGTGACACTTCTACAGGCCTCGGAGTTGTGGGGTACTGTTTGGGTGGAAAGCTTGCGTATCTGGCAGGTTGTCGACTTTCGGAAGTGGCATGTGCTGTAGGTTATTACGGTGTAGGCATTGAAAAAGCGTTAGATGAGTTAGCTAACGTAAAGGGTCGTTTGGTTTTACATATTGCCGAACTGGACCAATTTACACCGCCAGATGCAAGACAAGCGATTGTTAATGCAGCCAACCAATATTCAAATGTACAGACCTATGTTTACGAAGGTGTTGATCATGCCTTTGCACGCCCTAAAAGCAATCATTATCACAAACCTTCAGCACGCTTTGCCCACGAGCGTACAGTAACAGCACTACATGAAACGATTGGGCCGAAATATGACTTAGTTGCGCTATGGGAAGAGCATATTCGTCATGAGTTTGATACGCGTGATGTACCAGCAACCATGGCAACAATGGTCGCAGAACCTTATGTCAATCATATTCCAACTTTGACTGGTGGTGTAGGCCAAAGCCAGCTTGCTCGTTTTTATCAATATCATTTTGTTCACCAAAACCCGAAAGATATGAAGATTACTTCGATCTCTCGTACGGTTGGCTCAACACAAGTGGTCGATGAGTTCATTATGAGCTTTACCCACGACGCTGAAATTGACTGGTTATTACCGGGTGTAAAACCGACTGGTAAATATGTCGAGATTCCAATGTTGGGTGTAATTCAGTTCAGAGGTTCAAAGTTGTGCCATGAGCATATTTACTGGGACCAAGCATCGGTGCTTGTTCAAATTGGTTTATTAGACCCGACAGGTTTACCAGTTGCAGGTGTCGAAACAGCACGAAAACTTCTTGATGAAGATCTTCCTTCAAATACGTTGATGCCATCTTGGTCAAGTAGTGAAGGCAAACCAGTCAATTAA
- a CDS encoding OprD family outer membrane porin: protein MLINILCCSAFSTQAYSADEEWKFTSKNAYIDRNYDNPDVKDTGSWSQSVSLFYNSTMHDTPLEIGGTPIQIGANASAQYAVRLSQDKHVADTVLPFDKATQSQAPDYLKYGATLKLGYNKTLLSIGELWLDLPVTTVDASRQLLTSYWGTNLKSQLNDKLFAEIGRIEKVSPRNEEDFHRFSFTSKGVTGYSDGLNYIDLRYQFTPTLKGEYYFGNMEDLYNKHYVGVDHLWKNSNFSVNSKFKYFNAKDNGNLFDIDAQNVGLLETLKVKNHSFGLGYQQIIGESAYPLPDGFLPETYFINWNTTGFFKQDEKSYHFIYGYDFKDYVPGLNTTFKYVYGDHFKTADGLKNKESESNVIINYALQQPLLKGLALQYIFINYDVKHGNDFSENRFFVNYSKKF from the coding sequence ATGCTCATCAATATTTTATGTTGTAGTGCATTTTCTACTCAGGCTTATTCAGCGGATGAAGAATGGAAATTTACATCAAAAAATGCATATATAGACAGAAACTATGACAATCCAGATGTAAAAGACACAGGTAGCTGGTCACAATCAGTTTCTCTATTTTACAACTCAACTATGCATGATACGCCGTTAGAAATTGGGGGAACCCCAATTCAAATTGGCGCAAATGCTTCAGCACAATATGCGGTTCGTTTAAGCCAAGATAAACATGTTGCAGATACGGTATTACCTTTTGATAAAGCCACGCAGTCCCAAGCACCTGATTATCTAAAATATGGCGCGACTTTAAAGTTAGGCTATAACAAGACACTACTAAGCATAGGTGAATTATGGCTGGATTTACCCGTAACCACTGTAGATGCAAGCCGACAACTTCTGACGTCTTATTGGGGAACTAATCTTAAGAGTCAGCTAAACGATAAGCTTTTTGCAGAAATTGGTCGTATTGAAAAAGTATCGCCGCGAAATGAAGAAGATTTTCATCGATTTTCTTTTACTTCAAAAGGTGTGACTGGCTACTCCGATGGACTTAACTACATAGATCTTCGCTATCAATTTACGCCTACGTTGAAGGGTGAATATTACTTTGGGAATATGGAGGATTTATATAACAAACATTATGTCGGCGTTGACCACCTATGGAAAAATTCTAATTTTTCAGTTAATTCAAAATTCAAATATTTCAATGCCAAAGATAATGGAAATCTTTTTGACATCGATGCACAAAATGTAGGGTTACTAGAAACGCTTAAAGTAAAAAATCATAGCTTTGGTTTGGGTTATCAGCAAATTATTGGTGAGTCTGCTTACCCGTTACCAGATGGATTCTTACCTGAAACTTATTTTATTAACTGGAACACGACCGGTTTCTTCAAACAAGATGAAAAGTCTTATCACTTCATCTATGGCTATGACTTTAAAGATTATGTGCCTGGTTTAAATACCACTTTCAAATATGTATATGGCGATCATTTTAAGACAGCAGATGGCTTAAAAAATAAAGAAAGTGAATCCAACGTTATCATCAATTATGCCCTTCAACAGCCACTCCTCAAAGGTTTAGCTCTTCAGTACATCTTCATCAATTACGACGTTAAGCATGGAAATGATTTCTCTGAAAATCGTTTCTTCGTCAATTACAGCAAAAAATTTTAA